In a genomic window of Helianthus annuus cultivar XRQ/B chromosome 10, HanXRQr2.0-SUNRISE, whole genome shotgun sequence:
- the LOC110884134 gene encoding mRNA-capping enzyme yields the protein MDLNSSPLPEEDDSIRGDNNVKYQLTGRERVSSFETMEQERGNKGSKRRYVDVDPMHMSEPSKRSQGFRDKNNGSFDRNSLPPGWLDCPPYGDAVDFIIPSKVPLGESFNDKIPYNKRYSPQQAIRHQRSLGRELGLVIDLTNTNRYYRESDWTREGIKYLKIRCAGRDAVPDNESVEKFLQEVSRFSSQHAQSNKYVLVHCTHGYNRTGYMIVNFLMRSESVSVTEAIQIFSEARPPGIYKQDYIDDLYNLFGEQMPENFVCPQTPEWKRSPDRDDDDATASLQDNDVQASQMTNDDILGDAVPFNQIEPMRQFCNQVLKLNNRGRGKPRFPGSHPVSLSRDNLQLLRQRYYYATWKADGTRYMMLITWNGCYLIDRNFNFRSVQLRFPCGNVNEGAAGNTHNYTLLDGEMIVDTDPSTHKQERRYLIYDLIAINKTSLVDHPFSDRWKILENEVIKPRNTERDHLIKMIKSGKTPYYRYDLELFRVRRKEFYLLSAVSKLLKVFIPSLPHESDGLIFQGWDDPYVPHTHEGLLKWKYPEMNSVDFLLEVGNNNRPMLFINERGRKKPMDGSRVVFRDPTVDIYSLSGKIIECSWDSEEDVWVFMRMRPDKSTPNEFITFKKVMRSIKDNITEEVVLNEINDIVRLPMYADRISNDKKAFEKNGRRK from the exons ATGGACTTGAATTCCTCGCCTTTACCAGAAGAAGATGACTCGATACGTGGGGATAACAATGTGAAATATCAGTTAACTGGAAGAGAGAGAGTGTCGAGCTTCGAGACCATGGAACAA GAAAGAGGAAATAAGGGATCAAAAAGAAGATATGTGGACGTGGACCCCATGCATATGTCTGAGCCATCTAAGCGTAGCCAGGGATTCCGGGATAAAAACAACGGATCCTTTGACCGAAATAGCCTTCCTCCAG GATGGTTGGACTGCCCTCCATATGGGGATGCAGTCGATTTTATTATCCCTTCAAAAGTCCCTCTTGGAGAGTCTTTTAATGACAAGATTCCTTATAATAAAAGATATTCTCCTCAACAAGCAATTCGTCACCAAAGAAGTTTAGGAAGAGAA CTAGGTTTAGTAATAGATCTAACAAATACCAATCGGTACTATCGCGAGTCAGACTGGACAAGAGAAGGTATTAAATATTTGAAG ATCAGGTGTGCAGGAAGGGATGCAGTGCCTGATAATGAGTCTGTAGAAAAATTTCTTCAGGAG GTGTCCCGTTTCAGCTCCCAACATGCTCAATCAAATAAGTATGTTCTTGTCCATTGTACACATGGTTATAATCGGACAGGTTATATGATCGTTAATTTTCTCATGCGGTCGGAATCGGtttctgtcacagaa GCGATACAGATATTTTCTGAAGCACGTCCTCCAGGGATCTACAAGCAAGATTATATCGATGATTTATACAATCTCTTTGGTGAACAAATGCCTGAAAATTTTGTTTGCCCGCAAACCCCGGAATGGAAGAGGTCACCTGATCGGGATGATGACGATGCAACTGCTAGTTTGCAG GATAATGACGTGCAAGCAAGCCAGATGACAAACGATGATATATTGGGAGATGCGGTGCCATTTAACCAGATAGAACCAATGAGGCAATTTTGTAATCAAGTTCTTAAGTTGAATAACCGG GGAAGAGGAAAGCCACGATTTCCGGGATCACATCCCGTTTCTCTTAGCAG GGACAACTTACAGCTTTTGAGACAGCGGTACTATTATGCCACATGGAAAGCCGACGGGACACGATACATGATGTTAATAACTTGGAATGGATGTTATTTAATCGATAGAAATTTCAATTTCCGAAGTGTTCAGTTGCGGTTTCCATGCGGAAACGTTAATGAG ggTGCAGCTGGAAACACTCATAATTATACTTTACTTGACGGAGAAATGATAGTTGATACTGATCCTAGCACACACAAGCAGGAAAGGAGATACCTCATTTATGATCTTATAGCAATCAACAAAACATCACTTGTAGAT CACCCTTTTAGTGACAGGTGGAAGATACTTGAGAATGAAGTTATTAAACCTAGGAACACTGAACGAGACCATTTGATCAAAATGATCAAAAGTGGAAAAACTCCGTACTACAGATATGATTTGGAACTATTTAGG GTGAGAAGGAAAGAATTCTATCTACTCTCTGCTGTATCTAAGCTTCTTAAAGTGTTCATTCCAAGCCTTCCTCATGAATCAGATGGTCTCATTTTCCAG GGTTGGGACGATCCATATGTGCCTCACACACATGAAGGTCTTTTGAAGTGGAAGTATCCTGAAATGAACTCTGTTGATTTTCTCTTGGAG GTGGGAAACAATAATCGTCCTATGCTTTTTATAAATGAGCGTGGGAGAAAGAAGCCAATGGATGGAAGTCGAGTTGTTTTTAGAG ATCCAACAGTAGATATATATTCATTATCAGGAAAGATAATAGAATGTTCATGGGATTCTGAGGAAGATGTTTGGGTCTTTATGCGAATGCGGCCCGACAAGTCAACACCGAATGAATTTATAACCTTCAAAAAG GTTATGAGGAGCATCAAGGATAATATCACGGAAGAAGTTGTATTGAATGAGATCAATGATATTGTTCGTCTTCCTATGTATGCCGACAGAATAAGCAATGATAAAAAAGCCTTTGAGAAGAACGGAAGGCGCAAATAA